A stretch of the Nerophis ophidion isolate RoL-2023_Sa linkage group LG27, RoL_Noph_v1.0, whole genome shotgun sequence genome encodes the following:
- the LOC133544336 gene encoding ly6/PLAUR domain-containing protein 6-like: MEFWPTLAQILLMSNLADRLQMVQMRDFSMKDIIHLHPSTTPHPGGFKCFTCQDAADNYECNRWAPDVYCPQDSRYCYTTHVMDRHGNSISVTKRCVPPEACLLTGCADDHDVGRQVCSSCCRGNICNVALPRNHSAALFSSTSPLGSAAAARRHARTWSDVIIIGVLALGCR, from the exons ATGGAGTTCTGGCCGACCCTGGCCCAGATCCTGCTGATGAGCAACCTCGCGGACCGGCTGCAAATGGTGCAGATGCGGGATTTCAGCATGAAGGACATCATTCACCTGCACCCTTcaa CAACACCTCATCCTGGAGGATTCAAGTGCTTCACATGTCAAGATGCTGCAGATAACTACGAGTGTAACCGCTGGGCACCGGACGTGTATTGTCCACAAG ACAGCAGGTACTGTTACACCACCCACGTGATGGATCGCCATGGCAACAGCATCTCCGTGACCAAGCGGTGTGTCCCCCCGGAGGCGTGTCTGTTGACGGGCTGTGCTGACGACCACGACGTTGGCCGCCAG GTGTGCTCGTCCTGCTGCCGGGGGAACATTTGCAACGTGGCGCTCCCCAGAAACCACAGTGCCGCCCTTTTCTCCTCCACGTCCCCTCTGGGCAGCGCGGCGGCCGCGCGACGTCACGCACGGACATGGAGTGACGTCATCATCATTGGCGTCCTCGCGCTAGGATGTCGATGA